From Phragmites australis chromosome 5, lpPhrAust1.1, whole genome shotgun sequence, a single genomic window includes:
- the LOC133918292 gene encoding E3 ubiquitin-protein ligase SINAT2-like, producing the protein MAPGSSIVTEVPESDCGDDGLSEALGNIRLDVDSTCKPWSTSLANVALSSLAGLNDLLECPVCANSMRPPILQCPNGHTICSSCKHRVENHCPTCRQELGNIRCLALEKVAEQLQLPCKYQSMGCTEIHPYKNKLKHEEFCRFRPYNCPYAGSECLITGDVPMLVSHLINDHKVDLHEGCTFNHRYVKPNPYEVENATWMLTVFKCFGQHFCLHFEAFLLGMAPVYMAFLRFMGEESEAENFGYSLEVGGGGRKLMWQGSPRSIRDSHRKVRDSYDGLIIHRKMALFFSGDNGHELKLRVTGRIWKEQCQAGGTHCFMVIPPSSYPGC; encoded by the exons ATGGCCCCAGGAAGCAGCATTGTGACCGAAGTCCCTGAGTCAGACTGTGGAGATGATGGGCTTTCTGAGGCACTTGGGAACATTAGGCTTGACGTAGATTCTACATGTAAACCATGGTCTACATCACTAGCCAATGTTGCATTATCATCACTGGCTGGCTTGAATGATCTGCTTGAATGTCCAGTGTGTGCAAACTCAATGCGCCCACCTATACTTCAG TGCCCAAATGGTCACACAATTTGCTCTAGCTGCAAGCATAGGGTGGAGAATCATTGCCCTACTTGTCGCCAGGAACTGGGAAATATCAGATGCTTGGCTCTGGAAAAGGTGGCAGAACAACTTCAGCTTCCATGCAAATACCAAAGCATGGGATGTACCGAGATTCATCCTTACAAGAACAAGCTCAAGCACGAGGAATTCTGCAGGTTCAGGCCGTACAATTGTCCATATGCAGGTTCAGAATGTCTGATCACAGGTGATGTTCCAATGCTTGTGTCTCATCTCATTAATGACCATAAGGTGGACTTGCATGAAGGCTGCACATTTAACCACCGATATGTGAAGCCCAACCCTTACGAAGTGGAAAACGCTACATGGATGCTCACC GTTTTCAAGTGTTTTGGGCAGCACTTCTGCCTCCACTTCGAGGCGTTCCTTCTCGGGATGGCGCCGGTGTACATGGCGTTCCTGCGGTTCATGGGCGAGGAGAGCGAGGCTGAGAACTTCGGCTACAGCCTGGAGGTAGGCGGGGGCGGGCGGAAGCTGATGTGGCAGGGCTCGCCACGGAGCATCAGGGACAGCCACCGGAAGGTGCGGGACAGCTACGATGGGCTGATCATCCACCGGAAGATGGCCCTCTTCTTCTCCGGCGACAATGGGCATGAGCTCAAGCTGCGGGTCACCGGCCGCATCTGGAAGGAGCAATGCCAAGCCGGTGGCACGCACTGCTTCATGGTGATTCCTCCATCCTCTTACCCTGGGTGCTGA